One window of Actinomycetota bacterium genomic DNA carries:
- a CDS encoding L,D-transpeptidase/peptidoglycan binding protein, which produces MSNWKKLVSFLKPRSGVVRWLLIVLLAVVAFLALASAVSVYADSRHRGEMFPRTVVLGVDVTGMTRDEAVESVREEVVAPLMSPLTVRYREREWVINPAEIGLNVDVESLVDMAYRQGWERPALERAFRRAFNRPLSIEIGLEYSLDKDLLAKKLNNIAAAIDCEVVNASLSFDFQTGKLTFHPSRDGLWMDVEATLKAVEEGLLSRNRVVEPVVVVTPPSLSSDDVQTVLVVDIMGNTLTWYNKDTPVKTYYVATGEPKYPTPLGKYYIIRKEENPVWINPNVEWSKDMPPRIEPGPNNPLGVRALVTSAAGGTVLIHGTSNLVPGLHSHGCIRMANWAILELFDHVKVGTPLFIWTSKPVPPPPPEQGPPVGPQDPGLGGTQEQAPTTQEPAAGR; this is translated from the coding sequence ATGAGCAACTGGAAGAAGCTGGTATCCTTCCTGAAGCCGCGCAGCGGCGTCGTGCGCTGGCTGCTCATCGTCCTCCTGGCGGTGGTGGCCTTCCTCGCCCTCGCTTCCGCCGTGTCCGTGTACGCCGACTCGCGCCACCGCGGGGAGATGTTCCCCAGGACGGTGGTGCTGGGCGTGGACGTGACGGGAATGACCCGGGATGAAGCGGTGGAGAGCGTGCGGGAGGAGGTCGTGGCCCCCCTCATGTCGCCGCTGACCGTCAGGTACCGGGAACGGGAATGGGTTATCAACCCGGCGGAGATAGGCCTCAACGTGGACGTGGAATCCCTGGTCGACATGGCCTATCGCCAGGGATGGGAGCGGCCCGCGCTCGAGCGCGCCTTCCGCCGCGCCTTCAACCGCCCACTGAGCATCGAAATAGGCCTGGAGTACTCGCTCGACAAGGACCTGCTGGCGAAGAAGCTCAACAACATCGCCGCCGCCATCGACTGCGAGGTGGTGAACGCCTCGCTGAGCTTCGATTTTCAGACCGGGAAGCTGACCTTCCACCCCTCTCGGGACGGGCTGTGGATGGACGTGGAGGCCACGCTCAAGGCGGTGGAGGAGGGGTTGCTCTCACGCAACCGCGTGGTGGAGCCGGTGGTGGTGGTCACGCCACCCTCCCTTTCCAGCGACGACGTGCAGACGGTGCTGGTGGTGGACATCATGGGCAACACCCTCACCTGGTACAACAAGGACACCCCGGTGAAGACCTATTACGTGGCGACGGGAGAGCCCAAGTACCCAACCCCCCTGGGAAAGTATTACATCATCCGCAAGGAGGAGAACCCGGTCTGGATCAACCCCAACGTGGAGTGGTCCAAGGACATGCCGCCGCGCATCGAGCCGGGGCCGAACAACCCCCTGGGAGTGCGTGCCCTGGTCACCAGCGCCGCGGGCGGCACGGTGCTCATCCACGGCACCAGCAACCTCGTCCCGGGCCTCCACTCGCACGGCTGCATAAGGATGGCCAACTGGGCCATCCTCGAGCTCTTCGACCACGTAAAAGTGGGAACCCCCCTCTTCATCTGGACTTCCAAGCCGGTGCCGCCACCTCCGCCCGAGCAGGGACCCCCCGTGGGCCCGCAGGACCCGGGCTTGGGCGGGACGCAGGAGCAGGCGCCGACCACGCAGGAGCCCGCCGCCGGGCGGTAA
- a CDS encoding DUF3068 domain-containing protein: MKGAVSKVLIVLGILFILASILWWAIAVNAMVKLPSDVDVENRYEGEVTWYVDPVSRQPLPEGQEIKAPLEVTQKITTLAEEFDSSTGLVKETITISMGGMKQPAAEFVYALDRKTLENVKDDRAYAWDPRNTVNREGSYYPFFTFDTSKDETYSFWKSEIGEGLEAEYVDEQEKEHVTVYDFKMSCEEKPVVDAYIESMGLPRETTIEEMKETLKAAGLDVDAFVSLAMGVMSAEDRQVLGAALQAKIPITYLWSMEQELSVDPKTGIPVDVYKSAEALSMRVDLSGMSQLQGVLAKYASDPQLGPVIAQLAGLQSQMGKASKVFSYDYASIQDSIVANAEDAREGAGRINLIKVYIPWALLIVGALLLIVGLLAGGGPVPEQAEEE, encoded by the coding sequence ATGAAAGGGGCGGTAAGCAAGGTCCTGATAGTCCTGGGGATACTGTTCATACTGGCCTCCATACTCTGGTGGGCGATCGCCGTAAACGCCATGGTGAAGTTGCCCAGCGACGTGGACGTGGAGAACCGGTACGAGGGTGAGGTCACCTGGTACGTAGACCCGGTCAGCCGCCAGCCGCTTCCGGAAGGCCAGGAGATAAAGGCGCCCCTCGAGGTGACACAAAAGATCACCACCCTTGCGGAGGAGTTCGACTCCTCCACCGGACTGGTAAAGGAGACCATAACCATCAGCATGGGAGGGATGAAACAACCCGCGGCGGAGTTCGTCTACGCCCTCGACCGCAAGACGTTGGAGAACGTCAAGGATGACCGCGCCTATGCCTGGGATCCGCGCAACACGGTGAATCGCGAGGGCTCGTATTACCCCTTCTTCACCTTCGATACCTCCAAGGACGAGACCTATTCATTCTGGAAGAGCGAGATCGGCGAGGGCCTGGAGGCGGAATACGTGGACGAGCAGGAGAAGGAACACGTAACCGTCTATGACTTCAAGATGTCCTGCGAGGAAAAACCGGTGGTGGACGCGTACATCGAGAGCATGGGTCTTCCCCGTGAAACCACCATCGAGGAGATGAAGGAAACCCTCAAGGCGGCGGGTCTGGACGTGGACGCCTTCGTTTCCCTGGCGATGGGGGTCATGTCCGCCGAGGACCGGCAGGTTCTCGGCGCCGCGCTGCAGGCGAAGATACCCATCACGTATCTCTGGAGCATGGAACAGGAACTTTCCGTCGACCCCAAGACGGGCATACCGGTGGACGTGTACAAGAGCGCGGAGGCCCTCTCCATGAGGGTCGACCTCAGCGGCATGTCCCAATTGCAGGGTGTGCTGGCCAAGTATGCGAGCGATCCCCAGCTGGGGCCGGTCATCGCGCAACTGGCGGGATTGCAGTCGCAGATGGGGAAGGCCAGCAAGGTGTTCTCCTACGACTATGCGTCCATCCAGGACTCCATCGTGGCGAACGCGGAAGACGCTAGGGAGGGCGCGGGAAGGATCAACCTCATCAAAGTGTACATCCCCTGGGCGCTGCTCATCGTCGGGGCCCTGCTGCTCATCGTCGGGTTGCTCGCGGGGGGAGGGCCCGTTCCCGAGCAGGCGGAGGAAGAATAG